acacgaaaaacagtcaaccttcaaaacagactgaggataaaagtggcatgatatatataaagtattgtaatgtaaagtgaccataacataaataatattacaaaagtaagtgaccatggtataaataataactgcaaggtataaatgaaataaaatagaaaaaaattgcaatgagacatgaacaggacacgacaacatttaacaactttaacactttgttgttgttgttgttgttgttttggcttgGTGATCTTCAGGAAACCTGAGCTGCTGAGGGGCGTCTACAACATGGGCTTCAACAGACCATCCAGGATCCAGGAGAACGCTCTGCCCATGATGTTGGCACAGCCGTGAGTTCATCAGTCAACCAGAAATaagatgaagaaagacacacacacacaccaaacaatctaaaaacaaaacaaaaaaaagttaagatggggaatttatgggaattaatcCAATCCACTtggcaaacacagggtttctaaagtgctgcacaacaaaacacaataaataaacaatagaaacacaataaaaacataaagtatacaatcaaaagataaaataacaataaaataaataaaaagcactacctgcacaagataaaataataataagtaaataaaaatatgcatgtatgcacatagAATCAACACTCTgcatggtgttaaaagccaatgagaagaggtgggtttaagaagggttttaaaatgaggcagagaggagactGGAAATTAACTGGAAACTGGGGTAAACAAACcgtatcatatccaaacataaatataaactaaaatacaaaataatacaagtttgaatttttattgaacaataatATCTAGTCCACGAGCTCAAATGTAGCAGAATGACAGATTTTCATGCATGAGAagattatcaaatcaaattaagtttgtttgtatagccctttacaatagccaaacggtacccaaagtgctttacaacaaagccgtaaaacaatacataacaaataaatacactgaaAAGTGCTGCAGCGCTGCGGGGTACTAAAagccttccagaaatacatagaaaggagcagacagacagagtacaCCTGAGGAACAGTACTGCCCTAGTCAGGATTGAAACGCCAATCTAAAGTTGAGCTTtgtttaaaaaggctgagatcagtagtGGTGCGAATGTCAGcgggcagtttgttccacagtctgggagcagcgaCGGCAAAACAACGATCGCTCTTTAAATCTCGACCTAGGGACCTCTAACAGAAGCTGACCCGAAGAGCGCCGGGCTCTGCCACAACTgcgaaaagttaaaatctctgaCAAGTAAGAGGGGGCCGAGCCATTAATGGCGTTAaaagcaaacaacagaagtttaaaatcaattctgaaacggactgggagccagtggagtgacgACAGCACGGGGGGAATGTGTTCACGTCTGGACGTGCTTGTTAAACTGACTGAGGCCAGCGTAGAGGGCGTTGCAGTAGTCCAGTCTGGAACTGATAGAAGCGTAGATTGCCCTCTTGAGATCCTGccgactgagaaaagactttgCGAAGAGACGGAGctcgagagaaaaaaaaataagctaaaatacatttttcctaACTATattttaagttccctgttaagggccaaccttcagttTTTATAAATTTCCGTTATTTCCCATGGACGGTTTCcaactttgttttattaaactaaCGATCCAAAAAATTATGAAActgagaaaagcaaaaaatcaTCACAACTGATGAGCTGGAACCTGCAAATGTTTGAAGTTTATAATCTAATAACTACGTATTTTTACTTAAGACTCATAGATCATCTAAATTCTTGACAAACAGTGCTCTGGTGATCAGTTAAATGTGGGAATTGTTTTTGAGAGCAGTTTGGATGCTTGTTTGTGCCTGTTGTGGCACATTTAACTCACTaaaacatacatgcatgctgctttacagacatttattaccataataataagaaaataagtaCATGTATCTTGTCCTTTTGATTTATTGTCAAAAACTCTCTGCAGTAGttataaaaatatcagttttattgtgatttattcACGTTTTTATGTGTTATCTTTGTTTCCAGACCTCAGAATCTGATCGCCCAGTCGCAGTCTGGCACGGGTAAAACTGCTGCTTTCTCGCTGGCCATGCTCAGCCATGTAAACCCAGCCAACAAGTGGACTCAGGTAAGCAGGACATGTAATCTGTGGAGCCAGTCGGCGTCAACATCGAGCTGTAGAAGCTGAAATAAACTCACCGTTCTAACCTGTGTGGTTCTCTCAGTGCCTTTGCATCTCGCCAACGTACGAGCTCGCTCTGCAGATCGGTCAAGTAATCGAACAGATGGGGAAGTTTTGTCCTGATGTGAAGCTGGCGTACGGCATCCGTGGCAACAGACGTAAGAATGACCATAATTGAGCCCTCGCTCAGCTCTGCGCTCCAGTCACAGTTCACCTTGGTCAGAACCTCGGCCCACGTTCTCTTTTCCTGAATGTCTGCTCTCTCTTCAGTGGAGCGAGGCGTGAAGCTGCAGGAGCAGATCGTCATCGGGACGCCGGGCACCGTCCTCGACTGGTGCACCAAGTACAAACTCATCGACCCCAAGAAGATCACCATGTTTGTGCTGGACGAGGCCGACGTGATGATCGCCACACAGGGTCACCGCGACCAGAGCATACGCATCCACAGGTGCGTTCACTTCAGAGAAGTCTTCAGGTAATAATGATCCCGTCAGTCACTGAGCTTCTCTTTCCCTCGCATCGATGCAGACAGCTGACGAAAGACTGTCAGATGCTCCTCTTCTCCGCAACCTTTGAGGACTCGGTGTGGAGGTTTGCGGAGCAGGTGGTTTCCGATCCAAACATCATCAGACTGAAGCGCGAAGAGGAGACGCTGGACACCATCAAGCAGTTCTACGTGGTCTGTAAGGGGAAGGAGGACAAGTTCACAGCGCTCTGTAATCTTTACGGCAGCCTGACCATCGCTCAGGCGATGATCTTCTGCCGCGTAAGTCAGCTGATTTAACACCACCACCGAGTGCACACTTGACTCATAGACTCCAATTACAGGGCTAGAAAACAACACTGCTGTGTGGGCTCTACTGCTTTTACCTCCCTCAAGAAGAGTTAGGAATGAAGTTCTCTAGCTGCTGCTACAACTTGTAGCTTTTGCCACTTACAGCCTGAGTTAGTAGGAAGAGGCAGAGTTAGGTAGTTTCGTTCTTGGTAGACATGATGTCCAGATACAGATTACACCTGCTGCATCAGGATGCAGTTTGAGCATCTCAGTTTAGCTGATACTTTCTCTTCAGACTCGTAAGATGGCTGCTTGGCTGACTGCAAACCTGTCCATCGAGGGCCACCAGGTGGCGTTGCTGAGCGGGGAAATGACGGTGGAGCAGAGAGCCGCCGTCATCGAACGCTTCAGGAACGGCAAAGAGAAAGTGCTCATCACCACAAACGTGTGCTCACGAGGTGAGGCGAGTCGACAACGTTAACGCGTCTTCACGTCGGGAGGCGAGGGGGTCTCAAACCTTCGGATGTGTCTGTCGGTTACAGGTATCGACGTGGAACAGGTGTCACTTgtggtgaactttgacctccCGGTGGACCTGGACGGGAACGCCGACAATGAGACGTACCTTCACCGGATCGGCCGCACAGGACGCTTCGGCAGGCGAGGGTTCGCCGTGAATATGGTGGACAGCGAACACAGCATGGATATCGTCCACCAGATCGAGATGCACTTCAGTACGTTACCGTTTCTTTTGACGTGAAACGGAAAACAGACGAATCCTAacgtgacttttttttcttttttttttgtcctccacaGATCGGAAGATCACCAAACTCGACACCAGCAATCTGGAAGAACTGGAGAGACTGATGAGCTGAACGCTGACGCAGTTAGACGTGTTACCTCGAATTTAACTTGAGTTCTTTCAAGGGTTTATTGTTTACAGAGAAGAGACGCATGCTGACGTCGAGTATGCAAACCTATTTCACGGCCAAAGTTTAATTTGACGTGTCCGACTTTCACTGAAGTCACCTTGAAGCCTTAATGCCGTCTCCTTAGAGACGTTAAACCAACCACCAGCATTTAAAGCCAGGTGGCGATAACACAGTTGATGCTTTGCAGTGTTGAGTTTTTGATTATTATGCAGGTAGACGTTTGCACGATTTGATCAAGGGTTGAGTTCAGCTCAAATATCCTCGACTTGAAGTGACTTGAAGTGTTACACGCCCGTTTGAGCTGCTAGCTAATGTTTACTTCCTTTATAGTTTGGTGTTACAGCAGACTGGAGCTGTTGCTCAGTTTTTGTGtgaataattgaataaataaatattgttgcaTGCGGTTGCAGTTGAAatgctgttttgatttttgttttgttttttgcacgaCAGTTTTAGCGTCTCAGAGGACGGGTAGCTTTAGCCTGTAACCTTCTCGTGTTCTGCACTTTAACATGTGATTGTTTGAATAAATCTTCCAGAGTGAGCAAGAGTCGCATgtcctgatttattttgaaagatttgATCCGTCATACTTAATCAGCTGCACGTGGCTCTGTTCTTGTAAACCTTGGTTTGCTCTGACTCGGAAAGAAACACACCAGTGTAACGatgatttttatcatttacagCTTTGCTTTTCCTGCTGCGAcgtctttttattattaattatctaTACTACTAACACACACGAGTCTGTAACATTTATTGGCAGAGAGTCCATAACCACCTGAAAATGAAGAGCCCTTAAACACTTTACACCgaccggccacttcattaggaACACCTGTACAAATCAATGTGATCCAACACAACACTACTCTGTTAATTATTCAGGTCGTAGTGGTTGAACAGCATCatattgaaaggtgtttctaatattgaTCAGgttgccttcctttggaggtgtttaGGGCACGTCCAACTTGGAGGACAGACCTAGAACTCACTGGAGtggccataatattagaaacacctttcaatataatgcGGTCATCACAGGATGTCAGTACATCGTACACACCGGATCTTTAAAACAGTcacaacatttacacattttaaaagcaggACAGTCGTTACAGTATGAAAGTATTTATTAACCTCTGTGTACCTGTAATAAAAGTCTTAATTTGGCATCTAAgatcataaaaagaaaaagaaaacaaaggatgTGGAAATTACCAACAAACATAAACTAAAAACTCTTTATTGTCAGCAACATCTCTGATTATGAAATCTAACGGCTCTTAATGAGTTCATGTCCTGTTAATTTGTGAAACATACAACATGCGTGTCATTTTAAACCCTCGCAGGTCAGCTGTGGGTATATAAAGCAATCTGTGCAACAAAACAAGTCTCCAGCTTGATTAATTAATGCATGAATTATTCTGAATTTGtcaataaaagttacaaaaaaacaagcttgcGTCCACGTAAAGATCCTCTGCATTCAGTTACTTTGTTGAATTTACACAATGATTTGAGTGTGATTGAGTTTTTCAACCaaaaagttaataaatgagtaaaATCCACTTAAGTTTATCTGCTGGACAAATGTCTACTGCTTTGCTATAAAGGGAAGCGCATGTGCTGGAGGTCTTATGTTGCATGTTGGCCCATGTACACGTCTTAAACTTTAGATTTAGGCCtcctgactttgactttgacttgcaCAGTGAAGCTCAAACCTCCAAGCTTAATGTAGAGGGACTTGATGATCATCTACACTCAGTCGTAGTCCACGACAGCGTCACTCTGTGAGATGCACAGCACCGATCTGTTCAAGATGCCACACTGGGCCAACGTCATGTCCATGTCTGTGAAGCTCCTGCGGGGCACGTCCATGGTCTCGATGGAGGTGACTCCATACAGGGCTCCATACCTGAGCTCAGCGCTGGCTCTCACCGTCAGCAGAGTGTCCGAGGGGTCAAAGTGCTGCTGAAACCTCCGTCCACATGGAGCTCGGATGGCTAACAGCAAACTGCCAGGGGCCCCAGCTTCTTTGGTGGTTGCTGGTCCCGGGTCAGGTGGTTTAGGCTGGTGCACATCAGGGCTCCTTGCAGGGACGTCTGGCTCTTCACACCTGTGCCTCTGCTGCAGGATAGCCTCATCAGACAGGCTGAGCTTGGACATGTGTTTGTCCAGACCTCTCCTCTCTATGGATGGAAGGACCTTGTACTTGTTTAAGGACTGtggtggagcagcaggagcgTGCTGCAGCATCTCCAGCACTTCATCCTGACACATGATGGGCTGAGACTGCGAGCGGAGGTTCCTGTCCGGCCTGCTGTGCACCACCACAGGTGAGTCTGGAGACTCAGGTGACCTCGGCATGCTGTCTGTGTCAGCTGGTTTGCTCACAGCGGGTCTGCTCCGTCCTTTGGAGGACTTTGGTCGTGTTAAATGCATCGATATGAAGCTTTTCTCCTGCATTGGAGTTCAGAAGTGAAGTTCTGCAGCTCTCTCTTccacaaaaacagcaaataaagtCACACAGGTGAAAAGTAGTGCACAGGTAAGAAGCTGTGTCACCTCATGAAGACCTGATTCGTTAGTTTACaggtaaaaatgtttaaataccGTCTGATAGCGTCACCTTTGAGACCCTTTTCCTCCACAGCTCCAGCAGGAAGCACCTCTCTTTAAGCGTCAGCGGGGTTGCCATGACAGCCCGGTTGCCCTGACGACAGCACGTGGTTGGAGGCGGGGAGACCCCTGGTGGTGGAAGCGCGCAACCTGCACAGGTATGAGCACAAAAGCTCGACAGGTAAACATGAaactattttatattaatacCGGATGTTTGCATAAAATGTGACAcgatttttcattgtttgtggcATTGTGTGTATTGAGGAAATATTAGAGATAAAATTACATTTAGAGGCCAAAAATATTCCTATTGGGTATTTACCCAGCTAACATAATCGATTATTTTTAGATATAGGCCTGTTGTTGGCCAAAAGAGTCATTGCATTAGCTTGGAAAGAGGTGGATAGACCAAGGATAGGTAAATGGCTTTCTGAATTAACAACAACTCTGCCCTTAGAAAAGATTACGTATGCAATCAAAGGTAAACAACCCATTTTTGATAACATCTGGGGCCCCTTTAGAAATCTTCTTTCGAATAAAGACTTGTCTGGTTTGGTGGAAACACCTGGAGATGACCCATAAGTAGCCCTCTGCAGCTCATTTGGAAAAATGATTACTGTCTGGAGTAGATTGACCATTTTCTAATTTATGTGTAATGCACACTTGTGAATAGGATCAGTGTATGGttggttttgtatttattctccCCCATTAAATTTACTTATGTAATATTTGTATTATACTTTATTATGTATATAAGTTCCTTTTCTTCGTaagtgatttatatttattatttgtgtttgccGTTTTGTTGTTATGTCTTGTTCGCGAATTGAAGATGGTTCTACACGCTTTGGGGCACAGTTCGAAGCCTCAGTAGttatatgtataataatgtgttatgtgtctgaaaattaataaagacattgttttaaatattctttaaagtatccatcttttgctttgatgacagccgTCTTGCACACCTGGAATGATTTTCAAGTTAACAGATGTGGCTCCACAAACGTTAATTTGTGGGATTGTGTTTCAGAGGCAGTCTTTGCATTCAGTAAATAGTATAAATCAACAATCAACAGGACCCTCAGATTAGAGATTAGATGTCACAAAGCAATTGAGTCCAAAAATCTCAGatttgactcatcagaccaaagtccagatttctTGGTCCAAGCAGTTctcctcttcttgttgttgttggtcttTGACAGTCCTATGGAATCTAATGTGCTTTTAATTGTTGATTTCTGATGCTGTTAACTGTAATGatcttggtcttcctttcttGGGGCAGAGCCACTTTCATTGGAGCGTTTGATGGTCTTCGTGACTTTACTTGATgatacattcaaagttcttgGATATTTTCTGGACCTGCATGTCC
The sequence above is drawn from the Larimichthys crocea isolate SSNF chromosome XV, L_crocea_2.0, whole genome shotgun sequence genome and encodes:
- the ddx19a gene encoding ATP-dependent RNA helicase DDX19A, encoding MSRDSWAAAVDVQEATTPLVQLDFTKKVERLRPPRTMRGDINGNVVPEEDRAENGGWRSGEADRVDLAEQSLLNKLIRHSLVRNRNQVEVLQRDPTSPLYSVKTFEELRLKPELLRGVYNMGFNRPSRIQENALPMMLAQPPQNLIAQSQSGTGKTAAFSLAMLSHVNPANKWTQCLCISPTYELALQIGQVIEQMGKFCPDVKLAYGIRGNRLERGVKLQEQIVIGTPGTVLDWCTKYKLIDPKKITMFVLDEADVMIATQGHRDQSIRIHRQLTKDCQMLLFSATFEDSVWRFAEQVVSDPNIIRLKREEETLDTIKQFYVVCKGKEDKFTALCNLYGSLTIAQAMIFCRTRKMAAWLTANLSIEGHQVALLSGEMTVEQRAAVIERFRNGKEKVLITTNVCSRGIDVEQVSLVVNFDLPVDLDGNADNETYLHRIGRTGRFGRRGFAVNMVDSEHSMDIVHQIEMHFNRKITKLDTSNLEELERLMS
- the ubxn10 gene encoding UBX domain-containing protein 10 → MQEKSFISMHLTRPKSSKGRSRPAVSKPADTDSMPRSPESPDSPVVVHSRPDRNLRSQSQPIMCQDEVLEMLQHAPAAPPQSLNKYKVLPSIERRGLDKHMSKLSLSDEAILQQRHRCEEPDVPARSPDVHQPKPPDPGPATTKEAGAPGSLLLAIRAPCGRRFQQHFDPSDTLLTVRASAELRYGALYGVTSIETMDVPRRSFTDMDMTLAQCGILNRSVLCISQSDAVVDYD